A single region of the Salipaludibacillus sp. LMS25 genome encodes:
- a CDS encoding sulfurtransferase TusA family protein, with the protein MKADKLLDASGLACPMPIVKTKKEIENMTSGQIIEIHATDKGVKNDFAAWVKASGHKILADEDDNGVFKFWIKKA; encoded by the coding sequence ATAAAGGCGGATAAACTTCTAGACGCATCAGGATTAGCGTGTCCCATGCCAATTGTTAAAACTAAAAAAGAAATTGAGAACATGACTAGTGGTCAAATCATTGAAATTCATGCAACAGATAAAGGAGTTAAAAATGACTTTGCCGCATGGGTGAAAGCCAGTGGACATAAAATTCTGGCAGATGAGGATGATAACGGCGTTTTTAAATTCTGGATTAAAAAGGCGTAA
- a CDS encoding MmcQ/YjbR family DNA-binding protein, translating into MFTNRENNQNELIITLKCVLDKAKEYRQEFHCVVPGYYMNKTHWNLILLKNCDVSKPLLEHMIHMNLYNKGLSVKQKEHLRKDITTS; encoded by the coding sequence ATTTTCACTAATAGGGAAAACAACCAAAATGAACTTATCATCACCTTAAAATGTGTTCTTGATAAAGCGAAAGAATACCGTCAAGAATTTCACTGTGTTGTGCCTGGTTATTATATGAATAAAACACATTGGAATTTAATCTTATTAAAAAACTGTGATGTATCAAAACCTTTACTTGAGCACATGATTCATATGAACTTGTATAATAAAGGCTTGTCAGTAAAACAGAAAGAGCATCTTAGAAAGGACATCACTACTTCATAA
- a CDS encoding YjcZ family sporulation protein yields MYGYGYGAAGHGCDPGCHPGTVAGVGTCKGAGVGGFALILVLFILLVIIGASFVGY; encoded by the coding sequence ATGTACGGATATGGATATGGAGCGGCAGGACACGGTTGTGATCCAGGTTGCCACCCAGGAACTGTTGCAGGTGTAGGGACTTGTAAAGGTGCTGGTGTGGGCGGTTTCGCGCTCATATTAGTTCTCTTTATTTTACTTGTTATTATTGGCGCCTCTTTTGTCGGCTATTAA
- a CDS encoding AarF/ABC1/UbiB kinase family protein, producing MIERKIRHLQRYREIAFAFSRNGFGFIVKELGLYNIISLPKRLFIKDKDNEFKTKTTGERIRLFLEELGPTFVKLGQIASTRPDLIPSSIIEELEKLHDKVPPFAYEDVKGIIEAEFEGNLTDIFDDFDEKPLGAASIGQVHYAVLKTGEPVAVKVQRPMIEKIIQTDLEILYEIASLAEKRFAWAARYEVCRIVEEFSKALRKELDYTNEGRNADRIAGQFKDDTHIYIPSVYWDYTTKKVLTMEYVEGTKLNNISELTREGYDTKILAERVANSVFHQILIEGFFHGDPHPGNVAAFPGNGIVYMDFGMVGRLTPDMKANFANLVIAIMRQRTDGVIRGIMRMGLVSEEVNIQQLTVDVDDLKAKYYDVPLSKVRLGEAVNDLFAVAQEHQIRIPADLTLLGKTLLTMEGLVETLDPDLSIIKIAEPFGKQLLIDRLHPKNVAASTFSYIGDYGDSLLELPKQINELTKVVKKGKLPLEVNIPNVERFLTKLDRISNRLSFSIVLLSFSIIMVGLIIGSAMSGQSSVLWNLPAIEIGFTVALLMFLWLLYSIFKSGRF from the coding sequence ATGATTGAAAGGAAGATTCGCCACTTGCAGCGTTACCGAGAAATTGCCTTTGCTTTTTCCCGTAACGGATTTGGTTTTATTGTTAAAGAATTAGGGTTATATAACATCATTTCTTTACCAAAACGCCTATTTATAAAGGATAAGGACAATGAGTTTAAAACGAAAACAACGGGAGAGAGAATTCGATTATTTCTGGAGGAATTAGGACCTACCTTCGTAAAGCTTGGACAAATTGCTAGTACGCGGCCTGATTTAATTCCATCCTCTATCATAGAGGAACTTGAAAAGCTTCATGATAAAGTTCCACCGTTTGCCTATGAGGATGTAAAAGGTATTATTGAAGCTGAATTTGAAGGGAATTTAACTGATATTTTTGATGACTTTGATGAAAAACCATTAGGGGCAGCGTCAATAGGACAAGTCCATTATGCTGTTCTAAAAACGGGTGAGCCTGTTGCTGTAAAAGTGCAGCGCCCAATGATTGAGAAGATCATCCAAACAGATTTAGAAATTCTCTACGAAATTGCCTCACTTGCAGAAAAACGGTTTGCCTGGGCTGCTAGATATGAAGTATGTCGTATTGTAGAAGAGTTCTCAAAAGCTCTACGAAAAGAGTTAGACTATACGAATGAAGGAAGAAACGCTGACAGAATAGCAGGGCAATTTAAAGATGATACGCATATTTATATTCCTTCTGTTTACTGGGATTACACGACAAAAAAAGTACTGACTATGGAGTATGTAGAAGGAACAAAGCTAAATAACATCAGTGAATTAACACGAGAAGGCTATGACACAAAAATTTTAGCTGAAAGAGTGGCGAATTCGGTCTTTCATCAAATCTTGATTGAAGGTTTTTTCCACGGAGATCCTCATCCAGGAAATGTGGCAGCCTTTCCAGGTAATGGCATCGTTTATATGGATTTTGGCATGGTGGGGAGGCTAACGCCAGACATGAAAGCTAACTTTGCCAATTTAGTCATTGCCATTATGAGGCAGCGGACAGATGGCGTCATTAGAGGAATCATGCGGATGGGATTAGTTTCTGAGGAGGTTAATATACAGCAGTTAACAGTGGATGTGGATGATTTAAAAGCTAAGTATTATGATGTTCCTTTAAGTAAAGTAAGACTAGGAGAGGCAGTTAACGATTTATTTGCTGTAGCCCAGGAACATCAAATTAGAATTCCAGCAGATCTTACGTTATTAGGAAAGACGCTTCTTACAATGGAAGGGTTAGTTGAGACCCTCGATCCTGACCTTAGTATTATTAAAATAGCTGAACCGTTCGGAAAACAACTACTAATTGATCGCTTACACCCAAAAAATGTAGCGGCTAGTACATTTTCATACATAGGTGACTATGGGGATAGTCTTCTTGAATTACCAAAGCAAATTAATGAACTGACTAAGGTAGTGAAAAAAGGTAAGTTACCTTTAGAAGTAAATATACCGAATGTGGAGCGATTTTTAACGAAGCTAGATCGGATTAGTAATCGACTCTCTTTTAGCATCGTGTTGCTTTCATTCAGTATTATAATGGTAGGTCTTATTATAGGTTCGGCTATGTCAGGGCAATCATCTGTCCTTTGGAATTTACCAGCGATTGAAATAGGCTTTACAGTCGCTCTGTTAATGTTTCTTTGGCTGCTCTACTCTATCTTTAAATCAGGGAGATTTTAA
- a CDS encoding DUF523 domain-containing protein — translation MILVSGCLAGEDVRYNGTNSLNTKIRQLVENGQAVTVCPELLGGFSTPREPAEIIGGTGEDVLDGKASVIEKSGCDVTELYIKGAYLTLEQAHLIKAKLVVLKEFSPSCGSSSIYNGGFNGVTLTGNGVTAALLTRSGFQVISEEEVSQLIR, via the coding sequence ATGATTCTTGTCAGTGGATGTTTAGCTGGAGAAGATGTTAGATATAATGGGACGAATAGCTTAAATACTAAAATTCGTCAGCTAGTAGAGAATGGACAAGCAGTTACTGTTTGTCCTGAATTATTAGGAGGTTTCTCAACCCCACGAGAACCAGCTGAGATTATAGGTGGAACAGGAGAAGATGTCCTGGACGGTAAAGCATCGGTTATAGAAAAATCAGGCTGTGATGTGACAGAGTTATATATTAAAGGAGCATACTTGACATTAGAGCAAGCGCACCTTATTAAAGCTAAACTAGTCGTACTGAAGGAATTTAGCCCTTCTTGTGGATCAAGCTCCATTTATAACGGGGGTTTTAACGGCGTCACGCTTACTGGGAACGGTGTGACGGCAGCTCTATTGACTCGATCAGGGTTTCAGGTCATCTCCGAAGAGGAGGTGTCTCAATTAATTAGGTAG